A single genomic interval of Thermodesulfobacteriota bacterium harbors:
- a CDS encoding immunoglobulin domain-containing protein: MLEETRSVIRRHPQDQYVPTGSTLTLSVEVQARLRESRLSYTWFANGRPIPDHEGPTLTIDGVTEEHVGLYWCLVVWHPSPGGKASRGGPVMEASSMAAVSVYGEGSILVTGVPYLGGGGARAAAGGCPGPAAGYVVFWGPNRQGWRPNPASERVLAADPDWRPEVSGSGGLVWIQSYDNGVPRQIDCKEKVLFIRDRSKVYIFVAWLPAPMPAAYSLRLVGFRRP, encoded by the coding sequence ATGCTGGAAGAAACGAGGTCGGTCATTCGTCGTCATCCCCAGGATCAATACGTACCGACGGGCAGCACCCTGACCTTGAGCGTCGAGGTCCAAGCCCGGCTGCGGGAAAGTCGCTTGTCCTACACCTGGTTCGCCAACGGCCGGCCCATTCCGGATCATGAAGGCCCGACGCTGACCATCGACGGGGTCACCGAGGAGCACGTGGGGCTGTACTGGTGTCTCGTCGTCTGGCATCCCAGCCCTGGCGGGAAGGCCAGCCGTGGCGGTCCAGTGATGGAGGCCAGCAGCATGGCCGCGGTGTCGGTCTATGGCGAGGGCTCCATCCTGGTCACCGGCGTGCCGTACCTGGGCGGTGGCGGAGCGCGTGCTGCCGCCGGCGGCTGTCCGGGGCCGGCGGCCGGCTATGTCGTGTTCTGGGGGCCCAACCGCCAGGGCTGGCGGCCGAACCCGGCGAGCGAGCGGGTGCTGGCCGCTGATCCGGACTGGCGCCCTGAGGTGTCCGGCTCGGGCGGCCTGGTCTGGATCCAGTCCTACGACAACGGCGTGCCTCGCCAAATCGACTGTAAGGAAAAGGTGCTGTTCATCAGGGACCGGAGCAAGGTGTACATCTTCGTGGCCTGGCTGCCGGCGCCCATGCCGGCCGCTTACAGCCTCCGTCTGGTGGGCTTCCGGCGCCCTTGA
- a CDS encoding TonB-dependent receptor — translation MKAAWCLLLLLCLLATTTAVRAETPSASQESSLQILSVEGEVEWAPAGTEDWQPAAAGQLLRPGDQLRTGARARAMLRCSQQGMLRVRGNSRLRIAPPAPDSGRPVLDLLKGMFHFFNRGRMIELDLRHRLASAATRGTEFVVRVESERVEIAVIDGQVSLHNALGEVTLGSGELGAAVAGQLPWRAATAIETRGLVQWCLYYPAVLAVDDLWPPGSEPAALAASLAAFRRGDFLAALRLVPPPGRETTRSERLYRAGLWLVVGEVDAAAALLETVPADDALGRALALLIASIQGEEQELLPAPSWASEWLAQSYAHQARAELDQALAAARAAVALAPASGLAWTRLAELFFSFGQIAEAKDALTRAVHLAPQHPEAMTMEGFLHSADNEIDLAIAAFERAIAADGGLGRAWLGRGLCRIRQGEAAAGREDLLVAAALEPHRALFRSYLGKALSDDHQFAQAQQELDLARRLDPEDPTPWLYSALNRHQANEVNEAIADLERSKALNRNRALYRSRLLLDQDRAVRGANLARIYQDAGLPEVAFRAAVAAVADDYANFSSHLFLANSYEQLRDPRLVNLRYETAAHSEYLLANLLAPVGAGTLARSVSQEEYSPLFEQDRPTLALSTLASDHGSRQWTAAIAGTSRSTGYAVEHLAVAENGFRPNNDLTERRLRLTLKEQLRPADTMLLLAELAAVEGGDLRQLADPSQGVATFRFREQEEPFLAAGYRHDGGPERQDLVLVSLLRHRLRFGTADPSSPGFYVLRDVSPPFVDANLWLSQASEVDLEVISGEWQHIATPGHGRQALILGLRGQGLEMACAARQESPTSYVPWLPSPVLDQQGDARGEWLSLYGYHHWRLASPVTLQLGLAYEHLRSPLNYLNPPLTLDGDRQEMLAPKLGLIWSPGAATTLRAGYARALTGASLEQSLRLEPVQVAGFTQAFRSLLPEALYGSIPGTRYSVTGGAVEHQLPTRTYLGLHAELLAAEASQTLGAYDEVSFGLPAVPSRLTADLDYRERTVAATVHQLLGDAWALGVAYRLSRSQVTQQFLGGLAEDPALNAAAGFYPRQARRGELQQLGLRASFNHASGWYAAAEAQWTSQTSGSSPADQGFWQAHAWLGYRLAGRNLDASLGLWNLTDQDYRLSPLTPYSELPHERTWLGRLSVRF, via the coding sequence GTGAAGGCCGCCTGGTGCCTGCTGCTTCTCCTTTGCCTCCTGGCCACCACCACCGCCGTCCGGGCGGAGACTCCCTCTGCCAGCCAGGAGTCGTCCTTGCAGATCCTCAGTGTCGAAGGGGAGGTGGAGTGGGCACCTGCCGGTACCGAGGACTGGCAGCCGGCCGCCGCCGGCCAGCTGCTGCGGCCGGGGGACCAGCTGCGCACCGGGGCGCGGGCCCGGGCCATGCTGCGCTGCTCCCAGCAGGGGATGCTGCGGGTGCGGGGCAACAGCCGGCTCCGGATCGCCCCGCCGGCCCCGGACAGCGGCCGCCCGGTCCTCGATCTTCTCAAGGGGATGTTCCACTTCTTCAACCGCGGCCGGATGATCGAGCTGGACCTCCGGCATCGTCTGGCCTCCGCAGCCACCCGCGGCACCGAATTCGTGGTCCGGGTGGAGAGCGAGCGGGTGGAGATTGCCGTGATCGACGGCCAGGTGAGCCTGCACAATGCCCTGGGCGAGGTGACCCTGGGAAGCGGCGAGCTGGGGGCCGCGGTCGCCGGCCAGCTGCCCTGGCGCGCGGCAACGGCCATCGAGACCCGGGGGTTGGTGCAGTGGTGTCTGTACTACCCGGCGGTGCTGGCGGTGGACGATCTCTGGCCGCCTGGCAGCGAGCCGGCGGCGCTGGCGGCGTCCCTGGCCGCCTTCCGCCGCGGCGACTTCCTGGCCGCGTTGCGGCTGGTCCCGCCCCCCGGCCGGGAGACCACCAGGAGCGAGCGCCTCTATCGGGCTGGCCTCTGGCTGGTGGTGGGTGAGGTGGATGCCGCGGCGGCGCTGCTGGAGACGGTGCCGGCGGACGATGCCCTGGGTCGGGCGCTCGCGCTGCTCATCGCCAGCATCCAGGGCGAGGAGCAGGAGCTGCTGCCCGCGCCGAGCTGGGCCAGCGAGTGGCTGGCCCAGTCCTACGCCCACCAGGCGCGGGCCGAGCTCGACCAGGCCCTGGCCGCGGCCCGGGCCGCGGTGGCCTTGGCGCCCGCCAGCGGGCTGGCCTGGACCCGCCTGGCTGAGCTCTTCTTCTCCTTCGGCCAGATCGCCGAGGCCAAGGACGCCCTGACCCGGGCCGTGCATCTGGCCCCCCAGCATCCGGAGGCCATGACGATGGAAGGCTTCCTGCACAGCGCCGACAACGAGATCGACCTGGCCATCGCCGCCTTCGAGCGGGCGATCGCCGCCGACGGCGGCCTGGGGCGGGCGTGGCTGGGCCGCGGCCTGTGTCGGATCCGGCAGGGAGAAGCCGCGGCCGGCCGGGAGGACCTGCTGGTGGCCGCGGCCCTGGAGCCGCACCGGGCCCTTTTCCGCAGCTACCTGGGCAAGGCGCTCAGCGACGACCACCAGTTCGCCCAGGCCCAGCAGGAGCTGGACCTGGCCCGCCGCCTCGATCCGGAGGACCCGACCCCCTGGCTGTACTCGGCCCTCAACCGGCATCAGGCCAATGAGGTGAACGAGGCCATCGCTGACCTCGAGCGCTCCAAGGCCCTGAACCGCAACCGCGCCCTCTACCGCTCCCGCCTGCTCCTGGATCAGGATCGGGCGGTGCGCGGCGCCAATCTGGCCCGGATCTACCAGGATGCCGGCCTGCCGGAGGTGGCCTTCCGCGCCGCCGTGGCCGCGGTGGCCGACGACTACGCCAACTTCTCCTCCCACCTCTTCCTGGCCAACAGCTACGAGCAGCTGCGGGATCCGCGCCTGGTCAATCTCCGCTACGAGACCGCGGCCCACAGCGAGTATCTCCTCGCCAATCTGCTTGCCCCGGTGGGCGCGGGCACCCTGGCTCGGAGCGTCTCCCAGGAGGAGTACTCGCCACTCTTCGAGCAGGACCGCCCCACCCTGGCCTTAAGCACCCTGGCCAGCGACCACGGCAGCCGGCAGTGGACCGCCGCCATCGCCGGCACCTCCCGGAGCACCGGCTATGCCGTCGAGCACCTGGCTGTCGCCGAGAACGGCTTCCGGCCCAACAACGATCTGACCGAGCGGCGGCTCCGCCTGACGCTCAAAGAGCAGCTGCGCCCTGCCGACACCATGCTGCTCCTGGCCGAACTGGCGGCCGTGGAGGGGGGCGACCTGCGCCAGCTTGCCGACCCGAGCCAGGGGGTTGCGACCTTTCGCTTTCGGGAGCAGGAGGAGCCCTTTCTTGCCGCCGGCTACCGCCACGATGGCGGACCAGAACGGCAGGACCTGGTCCTGGTCAGCCTGCTCCGCCATCGGCTCCGTTTCGGCACCGCCGACCCGTCGAGCCCCGGCTTCTATGTGCTGCGGGACGTCTCCCCCCCCTTTGTCGACGCCAACCTGTGGCTGAGTCAGGCCTCGGAGGTGGACCTGGAGGTCATCTCCGGGGAGTGGCAGCACATCGCCACCCCTGGCCATGGCCGTCAGGCCCTCATCCTGGGGCTCCGGGGCCAGGGGCTGGAGATGGCCTGTGCAGCCCGCCAGGAGAGTCCGACCAGTTACGTGCCCTGGCTGCCGTCGCCGGTCCTCGACCAGCAGGGGGATGCCCGGGGCGAGTGGCTGAGCCTGTACGGCTACCACCACTGGCGGCTGGCCAGCCCGGTGACCCTCCAGCTCGGGCTTGCTTACGAGCACCTCCGCTCGCCTCTCAACTATCTCAACCCGCCTCTGACCCTGGACGGCGACCGCCAGGAGATGCTGGCCCCCAAGCTCGGCCTCATCTGGTCGCCCGGCGCCGCCACCACCCTGCGGGCCGGCTACGCCCGCGCCCTGACCGGCGCCAGCCTGGAGCAGAGCCTTCGCCTGGAGCCGGTCCAGGTGGCCGGCTTCACCCAGGCCTTCCGGAGCCTGCTCCCGGAAGCCCTTTACGGCTCCATCCCCGGCACCCGGTACAGCGTGACCGGGGGCGCCGTCGAGCACCAGCTGCCGACCAGAACCTATCTGGGCCTCCACGCCGAGCTGTTGGCGGCCGAGGCCTCCCAGACCCTGGGCGCCTATGACGAGGTGAGCTTCGGCCTGCCGGCCGTGCCGTCCCGGCTGACCGCTGATCTGGATTACCGGGAACGGACGGTGGCCGCCACCGTCCACCAGCTGCTGGGCGACGCCTGGGCGTTGGGGGTCGCTTACCGGCTCAGCCGCTCCCAGGTGACCCAGCAGTTCCTGGGCGGCCTGGCAGAAGATCCGGCCCTGAACGCCGCCGCGGGCTTCTACCCGCGGCAAGCCCGGCGCGGCGAGCTGCAGCAGCTCGGCCTGCGGGCGAGCTTCAACCATGCCAGCGGCTGGTACGCCGCGGCCGAGGCCCAATGGACCAGCCAGACCAGCGGCAGCTCCCCGGCCGACCAGGGCTTCTGGCAGGCCCATGCCTGGCTGGGCTACCGCCTGGCCGGCCGCAACCTGGATGCCAGCCTGGGCCTGTGGAACCTGACCGATCAGGACTACCGGCTGAGCCCCCTGACCCCGTATTCCGAGCTGCCCCACGAGCGGACCTGGCTCGGCCGCCTGAGCGTTCGGTTCTGA